Below is a genomic region from Deltaproteobacteria bacterium.
AACCCAAATGGCAGCGAGCACAGGTCAACCTCTTGCTGTAGTAACGCTCGAATCCTTTACCGTCCCAGGCAATGACGGTTCCATCACTGAGCAGCAGGGCCTCGCGGACCGCTGTTTTCAGTCGATCTTCCTCAGCTTCAGACAACTCGGGCCACTGCTGCACTACCACCTCGATATCGTGTTCATGGAATCTCCTGATGATCGGCATAGGGTCCAGGGGCTGCAACCGGCCGTCGACACGCACCAGGTCATATCCCTGTCTCTTTGCCTGCTTCAGCACCTCCCGGTGATAGCCCTTCCGCGCTGTTACTTTTGGCGCCAGCAGGACGAGCGGTTTGCCCAGGAAAATTCGGTAGAGGTCGGCGGCGATAACTTCCGGGGTGGCCACGCTAATAGGATCACCGCACTGTGGACAGTAAGGCTCGCCTACCTTGCTGTAAAGCAGCCGCAGATAGTGATAGATTTCGGTTATGGTAGCAACTGTGGAGCGAGGCCCCATCAAGCTGCTTCGTTGATCTATAGCCACCGTTGGCGGCACACCGGAAATCTCGTCTGCCTCTGGTCGATCCCGATTTGGCAGGTACTGGCGGGCATAAGTCGACAGGCTGTCCAGGTAGCGCCGCTGACCCTCGGCAAAGAGAATGTCAAAGGCAAGAGTCGTCTTGCCGGAGCCTGAAACACCTGTAATTACCACCAGTTGATCCCGCGGCAGGTCCAGAGAAAGTCCCTGGAGGTTGTGCTCTCGCGCCCCTCTGATCTTGATGACCCTGCCGTTGCTGCTGGGGCGGGGCATCTGAATCGGCATGGAGCGGGAGCTTCTTCCTTGCCGAAAAAGCCTGAGAAAACGTCCCGTATGGGAAACCTCCGACTCAGCCACCTGCTCTGGAGTGCCTGCTGCCACGATTTCTCCGCCCCGGTCTCCACCTTCCGGTCCTAGATCTATCACATAGTCGGCAGAGTCGATCACCTCCAGGTTGTGTTCCACCACCACCACGCTCTGTCCCTGCTGCACGAGACGGTGCAGTGCTTCTAGCAGCACGCCCACATCATCACCGTGCAGACCTGTGGTGGGCTCATCAAGCAGCAGAAGTGCTCCCTTTTTGCTCGCTTCTTTTAGGGAGCGGGCCAACTTCAATCGTTGACTCTCCCCGCCGGAAAGTGTGTTCAAAGGCTGGCCCAGGCGCAGGTAATTCAGCCCAACTTCCTGGAGCGGTTGCAAGGCAGCCGCTACCTTTTCCTGATCCGCAAACAGATTTACTGCCTCCTGCAGGGTGAGGTCGAGCAGGTCGCCAATTGAGCGGCCTCGATAGAGAATGTCCAGAACCTCCTGACGGTAGCGCTTCCCCTGGCAGGCTGGACACCTGAGGTAGAGATCGGCCAGGAACTGCATCTCCACCCGTTCGTAGCCTTCTCCCCTGCAGGCCTCGCATCTGCCAGCCGCCGTGTTGAAGGAGAAATGCGCTGGTCCATATCCTCGCAGTTTGGCTTCCGCTGTATTGGCATAAAGCCTCCTGATAAAAGAGAGAGCCCCGCTGTAGGTGAGCAGGTTTGCCCGTGGCGTCCGGCCGATCGGCTGCTGATCCACCAGCACCACATCACTGAGCAGGTCAAAACCTCTTATGTCAGCGCAATAACCAGGCTTGTCCGTGGAAACGCCGCGGTACCTCAACCAGTTGCGGTACAGGACGTCCTCAACCAGAGTGCTCTTGCCTGACCCAGAAACCCCGGTTACTGCCACCAGCAATCCCAGAGGAATGTCTACCTGAATGTTGCGCAGATTGTGCACCCGTATACCCTTCAAATGGAGCCAGCGGCCTGCCCGGGGCCTCCGGCGGAGCCGTCTGGCAGTCTGCCTGCCGCTCGTCAGGTAACAGGCAGTCCGCGATTCAGTTGCCTGGCAAATTCCCGAGGTAGGCCCAGCATAGACCACCTTGCCGCCGCACTCTCCAGCATCCGGCCCCAGGTCTACCAGGTAGTCGGTCTGTTGAATTATAGTTGGCTCGTGTTCCACCACCACTACGGTATTTCCCTGGGCGGTGAGGGCTTTGAGAATTCTTGTAAGTCTGTGATTGTCCCGGGGATGCAAGCCCACACTGGGTTCATCCAGCACGTACAAGGTGTTCACCAGGGGTGAACCCAGGGCCCTGGTGAGGTGAACTCTCTGCACCTCACCACCAGCCAGAGTTCTTGACTGACGATCCAGAGTCAGGTAGCCAAGGCCAACTTCCACGAGATAAGACAACCGTCTGACCACCTCGCTGCAGACCAGACTGGCAGCAGGATCCTCGGAATACCTTGCGGTCAGCTCCTTCAAAAAAGCAAGAGACCTGTCTATAGACCAGCTGTTCAATTGTCCAATATGGACACCATTGCAGCGGTAGAGCAGCGCCAGCGGTTTAAGGCGGCTGCCCCCGCAGGCGGGACACCTGAGATAGGCCCTGTAGCGGGACAGAAAAACCCGAACATGCATCTTGTAGGTCTTGCCCTCCAACCAGCGGAAGAAGCCGCGCACACCATAGAATTCGTCACCCTCATCGATCACAGCCTGCTGCTGCTCAGGAGAAAGCTGTTTGAAAGGTACATCTGTGGGAATGCCCCTGGATCGACAGAAATCCATGAGGTCATAGTATTCGCCGCGCCTGGTGCCCCAGGGCCGAATTGCTCCTGCAGCCAGTGATATATTTCTATCAGGAATTACCAGATCCAGGTCCACGTCAATTATACGCCCGAAGCCCCGACAGGTTTCACAGGCTCCCAGAGGGCTGTTAAAGGAAAACAGGTGGGGAGATACAGGCGGATAAGCGATGTTGCAGTTGGGACAATTTCTTGCTGTAGAGAAGTTTCTTCTTTCTCCGGCAGCAGTAATAACCGTTGCCCTGCCATTGCCGTAGTGCAGCGCCAGCTCCAGACTGTCGAGGATTCGTTTTTTCCTGCCCGCGGTCCACGTTACCCTGTCTACTACAATATCCAGCGGTCTGTCCGCAGGCAGTTCATCTTCTTCAAGGGTCTTCAATAAGCCTTGGTGCAGGAATCTACGAAAGCCATGCCTGTGCAGATAGCGCCGAGCTGTTTCGTCATCCTCCTGGTACAGAGGAAAGACAATGAAGGCAGGACCATCACCAGCCATCTGGGCAACAGCCTGCCAGATGCTTTCCGGTGAGTCCTCCTGCACAGGTTGGCCGCACTTCTCGCAGTGAAGTGTTGCTTTCCTGGCATAGAGCAGTTTCAGGTAGTCGCTGATTTCAGTCATGGTGCCCACTGTTGACCGACTGCTCTTGACTGGATTGCCCTGTGGTATGGCGATGGCTGGTGGTATGCCAATGATTTCCCGAACCCTGGGTCGGTCCAACCGCTCTAGAAACTGCCGGGCATAAGGAGAAAATGTCTCCACGTAGCGACGCTGGCCTTCCGCATAGAGAACCTCCATGGCCAAGCTGGACTTGCCGGAGCCGCTCACACCGGTAATGGCGATGAGCTGTTCTCTCGGCAGGTGCAGGCTTATGCTTTGCAAATTGTTCTGGCTGGCCTCGATGATGTGTATGTATCTCTCATTGGCTATCTGTCGCGGAACCATCATCTGCTGCTACGCCCTCCATGGGATGCTCTGGAATCCATCTGGAATGATAAATGTGACAGGAAATTTGGGCAATGAGAAATAAAGGAGAGGTTTTTGCCAAAAGTGGTGCTGTATACCCTTCCAGACAGTAACTCTAAGGTGTGATGCGAGCTGATTCGCCTGAGGAAATGTCCTGTTTATTGTCTTTATGCATCTCCAATGGCAGGGACAAGATGCCGAAAATCATCGAAATAGATCAAGATGCCCAGGAGATTGGGGAAAATTGCATAACATTGGTGGCAAATGCTACCAGGCCAGGAGAAAGCAGTTCGTCCAGATTCAAACCCAGTCGGCAGTCAACAGCCTCCACTGCCTGGTACACACGGGCATGTGGATGGAAATTGAGGCGCACTGCCTGGCCGAACTTGGGATGGGCAGGATCACACCAGGCCGCAGGAGTAAAAGCAAAATGCATGCGGCAGGCAAGGGGTCTCACCGGGTAGATTATGCATTCACCACTGATAGTAAGAAAGCCGCAGCGCCGTCTCTGCTTCCTGTATGCCCCGAGCAAGAGTTCCACCTCGCTGTCTGAGTCTGCCTCTACCCCCTTCCTGACAGCTTGCTGCAGCTCCCGCTGCAACTCACTGAGCACTTCACAGTTTTCCAGATGTCTCTTGAACAAACGGCTGCTTTGTCCCACCAGCTTCATCTGGTCATATATGAGGAGCAATTCCCACTGGCTTACACCCGCAACCATTTCAAAGCAGCAGGACGAGCAGCTGCGGCCGCAGGACAACAGCCAGCCTTTTTTTCTCATGCCGGTTACTGCGTGCAATATGTATTGATCATAGAGTCGCAGAATTCTAATGCTAAGACTCCTTGCCCTCAAAGGAAGAGCCAGCCTGCGACTGAACAGGCCAAGCTCTTCCAGGCCAGCAAGCTCATTGAGAGCTGCGGCCATTCTCTTCATAATATTCCGGGAGTTTTCGTCCTCCAGATGAGTAAAGCGAAGGATGCTGTTTGTTTTCCTGGGCGGTCTGTTCATCACTGCACCGGTCAATCTCCTGTCGGGTTCAGGCCAGGCTTCCCGCATCTGTTATCACAAGCGCGAGCAGCTGTCAAAAACAGCACTCGAGCGAAAATGGCCTTTTCTTCAAACCGTCTTCCGGGTATGATGAGACCATCAAGGAAGTGGGCTAGCTGCTCATCTGGCCCCAGGCTGATTTTGACGAGCACCAGGGTATGATTCTCCATGGTAATTTCCTGCCCAAATTGCAACTTCAGGGCGGTCCTCACCAACAGCGCCCTGGCGCATTCACAGCCACAAGTTGTCTGCCCCAGGTGCAGATGCACCCTGCACATCCCGGCAGCCCAGGAGGCTGTCAGCTCAGGAGGCGCCCAGAAAACTATATCTGCTGTGCCAACCGGCACCCCCTGGGAACAGAGATCCACATGGCTTGATATCTCAGCCTGGCTGCGCATGGCTACCCGACTGCTCTTTCATCCGGGCTCCACTTTCGCTGCCATCGATTATTCCTCGGGGACAGGTGCTTCGCTGATTTTTGCCCTCATCTATGGCTCTCTGGGCCAGATCATTGGTCGCTACTGGTTTACACTTCTGGAAATTCAGCACGGCACTCTGGTTGCAGATGCCCTGACAAATACCCTGCATTTTGCTCTCTGGACAGTTGCCACGCCAGTACTGCTTCTTGTATCACTGCTCATTGGCACGTGCACTATTCACTGCAGCCTGGCCATCTTGCGAGGAACACACCGCCCCTTGCGGGCAACATTGCAGGTGCTGGCCTACACTTCCGGGGCAACTGCCCTGCTCAATGTCATCCCGCTTGCTGGCAGCATTATAGCTCCTCTGTGGGGTTTCGTCCTTGCATACCACGGACTGGCAGCCTGTCACCAGACCTCAAAACTGAGGGCTGTGCTGGCCCTTTTGCTGCCGGTAATTTTCTCTGTGCTGGTGCTGCTGATCATCTTCATGGGGGTTGCTGCTACAGGCCTCCTCCAGATAATGGAAAAAGTGGCCAGTTCCCTGTAAACATAGTCCATTGAAAGCCATTCACTGCTGCCGTTTGTTGCCGACCCGGTCTAGCCCACCTGCTGCACCTTCTATGGTAAGTTTATCTCGTTAGCGGAAGCGGAGTAATTTCCACTGAAAAAGCTCTTGACTCAGAGATTACAACCCGCATATAGTCACTTGAGAACAGGCTGCTTTGTTTACTGCCCGACTTTTTTACATCTGGCTGCGACTCTGACAACCACAACGTAGACACGGTGGGCGGTTTTCGCCTCGTGCTGATCATGTATACTCACGCGTTGGATCATCTTATGACTCGGAGGTGAGGGGCGGTGAAGGAACTGATAGAGGTAATGGCGAAAGCTCTGGTGGAATACCCTGAACAGGTGAGGGTTACTGAAATCGTTGGACAGCAGACCACAGTTATCGAGTTGAAGACTGCCAAGGAAGATCTCGGCAAAATTATCGGCAAACAGGGAAGAAACGCCCAGGCAATGAGGACTATCTTGAATGCAGCTTCAACGAAGCTCAGAAAACGAGTAGTGCTGGAGATCATTGAATAACGCTTGCAGGAAAGCGGCCCCAGGTCTGCATCAGCCACATCGAGTATCATAGATGTCTCGAGAAAATCCGTCCTGTTTTGGCATCCCAGAAGAGTGTATTCCCCGGGATGACAATGGTATTATTCAGCCGCAGGAAAAGTGCCGCTCCTGCGAGCTTTTGCGGGAATGCCTCAAGGAAGCCATTGCTGCCAGCGGCGGGGTGCATAAAGTAAGAGCTGCTGCCGCTGGCGAAAGCACTCCTGCTGAGGCTGGGGGCATTGTAGGCGCCATACTGCGGTGGTCTGCAAGAAAAAGTGCAGCTCGCCGGGGCAAACCCAGCTAGAAGCCCGCCGCTCACTTCTGCC
It encodes:
- the uvrA gene encoding excinuclease ABC subunit UvrA → MVPRQIANERYIHIIEASQNNLQSISLHLPREQLIAITGVSGSGKSSLAMEVLYAEGQRRYVETFSPYARQFLERLDRPRVREIIGIPPAIAIPQGNPVKSSRSTVGTMTEISDYLKLLYARKATLHCEKCGQPVQEDSPESIWQAVAQMAGDGPAFIVFPLYQEDDETARRYLHRHGFRRFLHQGLLKTLEEDELPADRPLDIVVDRVTWTAGRKKRILDSLELALHYGNGRATVITAAGERRNFSTARNCPNCNIAYPPVSPHLFSFNSPLGACETCRGFGRIIDVDLDLVIPDRNISLAAGAIRPWGTRRGEYYDLMDFCRSRGIPTDVPFKQLSPEQQQAVIDEGDEFYGVRGFFRWLEGKTYKMHVRVFLSRYRAYLRCPACGGSRLKPLALLYRCNGVHIGQLNSWSIDRSLAFLKELTARYSEDPAASLVCSEVVRRLSYLVEVGLGYLTLDRQSRTLAGGEVQRVHLTRALGSPLVNTLYVLDEPSVGLHPRDNHRLTRILKALTAQGNTVVVVEHEPTIIQQTDYLVDLGPDAGECGGKVVYAGPTSGICQATESRTACYLTSGRQTARRLRRRPRAGRWLHLKGIRVHNLRNIQVDIPLGLLVAVTGVSGSGKSTLVEDVLYRNWLRYRGVSTDKPGYCADIRGFDLLSDVVLVDQQPIGRTPRANLLTYSGALSFIRRLYANTAEAKLRGYGPAHFSFNTAAGRCEACRGEGYERVEMQFLADLYLRCPACQGKRYRQEVLDILYRGRSIGDLLDLTLQEAVNLFADQEKVAAALQPLQEVGLNYLRLGQPLNTLSGGESQRLKLARSLKEASKKGALLLLDEPTTGLHGDDVGVLLEALHRLVQQGQSVVVVEHNLEVIDSADYVIDLGPEGGDRGGEIVAAGTPEQVAESEVSHTGRFLRLFRQGRSSRSMPIQMPRPSSNGRVIKIRGAREHNLQGLSLDLPRDQLVVITGVSGSGKTTLAFDILFAEGQRRYLDSLSTYARQYLPNRDRPEADEISGVPPTVAIDQRSSLMGPRSTVATITEIYHYLRLLYSKVGEPYCPQCGDPISVATPEVIAADLYRIFLGKPLVLLAPKVTARKGYHREVLKQAKRQGYDLVRVDGRLQPLDPMPIIRRFHEHDIEVVVQQWPELSEAEEDRLKTAVREALLLSDGTVIAWDGKGFERYYSKRLTCARCHLGFPTLDPRLFSFNSRHGACQRCEGLGRLQEDGREVPCPQCRGARLNKFGLNVRIHGSTIWDVCRQSVKSATHLLKSWRFHGREAAIVGPAMEEIVQRLQFLQRVGLGYLQLHRAADSLSGGEAQRIRLAAQLGSNLRGVCYILDEPTIGLHPCDNERLLETLVGLKNKGNTIVVVEHDEETIRKADYLIDLGPGAGRFGGRLVAQGSLADLRGTPESVTGAYLNGRGRRRLTSRRRGPRHGQWLIVRGARARNLRNLEVAIPLGTLTCVTGVSGSGKSTLVEETLFKALSNELHKTQHHAGEYDELLGWQNLHRVVRVDHSPIGRTPRSVPATYVGIFAEIRRLFAATAEARARGYTAGRFSFNVAAGRCPECKGQGLNRVEMAFLPDIYVRCLQCNSSRYNSETLAVRYKGKNIAQVLAMTVEEAAAFFAPILKISRPLDFMLKLGLGYLSLGQPSPTLSGGEAQRIKLVQELAGNRRARTIYFLDEPTTGLHIADVERLVAALQTLVDAGHTVVVIEHNLEVIKAADYVIDLGPGGGDEGGRLVASGSPEELLQCTAYSHTARHLQRYLEGD
- a CDS encoding YIP1 family protein — encoded protein: MATRLLFHPGSTFAAIDYSSGTGASLIFALIYGSLGQIIGRYWFTLLEIQHGTLVADALTNTLHFALWTVATPVLLLVSLLIGTCTIHCSLAILRGTHRPLRATLQVLAYTSGATALLNVIPLAGSIIAPLWGFVLAYHGLAACHQTSKLRAVLALLLPVIFSVLVLLIIFMGVAATGLLQIMEKVASSL
- a CDS encoding KH domain-containing protein, whose product is MKELIEVMAKALVEYPEQVRVTEIVGQQTTVIELKTAKEDLGKIIGKQGRNAQAMRTILNAASTKLRKRVVLEIIE